Proteins from a single region of Mus pahari chromosome 2, PAHARI_EIJ_v1.1, whole genome shotgun sequence:
- the P3h3 gene encoding prolyl 3-hydroxylase 3 — protein sequence MLRLLRLLLLLLLPPPGSPEPPEPPGLAQLSPGSPPQAPDLLYADGLRAYSAGAWAPAVALLREALRSRAALGRARQDCGASCAAEPGAALPAQLLGAPQPVSGPGSWEPLLLRATLRRAECLTQCAARRLGPGGAARLRVGSALRDAFRRREPYNYLQRAYYQLKKLDLAASAAHTFFVANPTHLQMREDMAKYRRMSAIRPQSFRDLVTPLYWAAYDSGLELLEQQEAALALPKLEEALQGSLAQMESCRAACEGPEEHQGTEEEGEGSQGGLYEAIAGHWIRVLQCRQHCVADTATRPGRSFPVQDFLPSQLRRLHEAYAQVGNVSQAMENVLSVLLFYPEDEAAKKALNQYQTQLGEPRPGLGPREDIQRFILRSLGEKRQLYYAMEHLGASFKDPDSWTPEALIPKALREKLREDQEKKPWDHEPPQQKPLTYWKDALLMEGVTLTQDAQQLNGSERAVLDGLLTPAECGVLLQLAKDAAEAGARSGYRGRRSPHSPHERFEGLTVLKAAQLARAGTVGKPGAKLLLEVSERVRTLTQAYFSPERPLHLSFTHLVCRSAIEGEQEQRMDLSHPVHADNCVLDPDTGECWREPPAYTYRDYSGLLYLNDDFKGGDLFFTQPNALTVTAQVRPRCGRLVAFSSGGENPHGVWAVTRGRRCALALWHTWAPEHKEQEWTEAKELLQEEEEEEEEEEEILSRDPSPEPPSHKLQRVQEKAGKPRRVRVREEL from the exons ATGCTCCGGCTCCTGCGGTTGTTGcttttgctgctgctgcctcccccGGGGTCCCCCGAGCCTCCCGAGCCCCCGGGCCTGGCTCAGTTGTCACCCGGGTCGCCTCCCCAGGCCCCCGACTTGCTCTACGCGGACGGGCTGCGAGCCTACTCGGCCGGGGCTTGGGCGCCCGCAGTGGCACTGCTGCGAGAGGCGCTGCGGAGCCGGGCGGCGCTGGGCCGCGCGCGCCAGGACTGCGGGGCGAGCTGCGCCGCCGAGCCGGGCGCCGCGCTCCCCGCTCAGCTCCTCGGAGCCCCGCAGCCTGTCTCCGGGCCCGGGAGCTGGGAACCGCTGCTCCTGCGCGCCACGCTCCGCCGCGCCGAGTGCCTGACCCAGTGTGCGGCGCGGAGGCTGGGGCCGGGGGGCGCTGCGCGGCTCCGCGTGGGGAGCGCGCTGCGGGATGCCTTCCGCCGGCGGGAGCCTTACAACTACCTGCAGAGGGCCTACTACCAG TTGAAGAAGCTGGACCTGGCGGCTTCTGCAGCACACACCTTCTTTGTGGCAAACCCAACACACCTGCAGATGCGGGAAGACATGGCTAAGTACAGAAGGATGTCGGCAATCCGACCCCAGAGCTTCCGGGACCTGGTGACGCCCCTATACTGG GCAGCCTATGACAGTGGCCTGGAGCTGCTGGAGCAACAGGAGGCAGCACTGGCTCTACCCAAACTGGAGGAGGCCTTGCAGGGGAGCCTGGCCCAAATGGAGAGCTGCCGTGCTGCCTGTGAGGGACCTGAGGAGCACCAAGGGactgaagaggagggagaagggagccaGGGGGGCCTGTATGAAGCCATTGCag GACACTGGATTCGGGTTCTGCAGTGCCGGCAGCACTGTGTGGCAGACACAGCCACCCGTCCTGGTCGCAGCTTCCCCGTCCAGGACTTCCTCCCCAGCCAGCTGAGACGGCTGCACGAGGCATATGCTCAGG TGGGGAATGTATCTCAGGCCATGGAAAATGTCCTGAGTGTCCTGCTCTTCTACCCAGAGGATGAGGCTGCCAAAAAGGCTCTGAACCAGTACCAAACTCAGTTGGGAGAGCCACGACCTGGCCTGGGACCACGAGAG GACATCCAGCGGTTCATCCTTCGCTCCCTCGGggagaagagacagctatattacgCCATGGAGCATCTGGGCGCTAGCTTCAAGGACCCG GATTCTTGGACCCCAGAGGCTCTCATCCCTAAGGCACTGAGAGAGAAGCTCAG AGAGGATCAAGAGAAGAAGCCCTGGGACCATGAGCCTCCACAGCAGAAGCCCTTGACTTACTGGAAGG ATGCCCTTCTGATGGAGGGTGTGACCCTCACCCAGGATGCCCAGCAGCTGAACGGGTCGGAGCGAGCCGTGTTAGATGGGCTGCTAACTCCGGCCGAGTGCGGGGTTCTGCTGCAGCTGGCCAAG GATGCAGCAGAGGCTGGAGCCAGGTCAGGCTACCGTGGCCGTCGCTCTCCTCATAGTCCTCATGAACGCTTTGAGGGGCTCACAGTGCTCAAGGCTGCTCAG CTGGCCCGGGCAGGGACTGTGGGCAAGCCAGGCGCTAAGCTGCTTCTGGAGGTGAGTGAGCGAGTGCGGACCTTAACCCAGGCCTACTTCTCCCCTGAACGGCCACTGCATCTTTCCTTCACCCACCTGGTGTGCCGAAGTGCCATAGAAG GTGAACAAGAGCAGCGTATGGACCTGAGTCACCCAGTACACGCAGACAACTGTGTCCTGGACCCTGACACTGGTGAATGTTGGCGGGAGCCCCCAGCCTACACCTATCGAGACTATAG TGGACTCCTCTACCTCAATGATGACTTCAAGGGAGGTGACCTGTTCTTCACGCAGCCCAACGCCCTCACTGTCACG GCTCAGGTCCGTCCTCGGTGTGGACGCCTCGTGGCCTTCAGCTCTGGTGGTGAGAATCCCCATGGTGTGTGGGCTGTGACTCGGGGACGGCGCTGTGCCCtagcactgtggcacacatgggCACCTGAGCACAAGGAGCag GAGTGGACAGAAGCCAAagagctgctgcaggaggaagaggaggaagaggaggaggaagaagaaattctCAGCAGAGACCCTTCCCCAGAACCCCCAAGTCACAAGCTTCAGCGAGTCCAAGAGAAAGCTGGGAAGCCCCGTCGGGTCCGGGTCCGAGAGGAACTGTGA
- the Gpr162 gene encoding probable G-protein coupled receptor 162, translating into MARGGLGAEEASLRSNALSWLACGLLALLANAWIILSISAKQQKHKPLELLLCFLAGTHILMAAVPLTTFAVVQLRRQASSDYDWNESICKVFVSTYYTLALATCFTVASLSYHRMWMVRWPVNYRLSNAKKQALHAVMGIWMVSFILSTLPSIGWHNNGERYYARGCQFIVSKIGLGFGVCFSLLLLGGIVMGLVCVAITFYQTLWARPRRARQARRAGGSVGAKAGGLGGLGTRPAFEVPAIVVEDTRGKRRSSLDGSESAKTSLQVTNLVSAIVFLYDSLTGVPILVVSFFSLKSDSAPPWMVLAVLWCSMAQTLLLPSFIWSCERYRADVRTVWEQCVAIMSEDDGDDDGACDDYTDGRVCKIRFDANGATGSGSRDPTQVKLLPGRHMLFPPLERVHYLQVPLSRRLSHDETNIFSTPRAPGSFLHKWSSSDDIRILPAQSRALGGPPEYLGQRHRLEDEEDEEEAEGGGLASLRQFLESGVLGSGGGPPRGPGFFREEITTFIDETPLPSPTASPGPSPRRPRPLGFSPRRLSLGSPDSRAVGLPLGLSAGRRCSLTGGEGSSRAWGRPWGPGNPIFPQLTL; encoded by the exons ATGGCTCGGGGTGGGTTAGGGGCAGAAGAGGCCTCCCTACGCTCAAACGCATTGTCCTGGCTGGCCTGTGGGCTCCTGGCCCTGCTGGCCAATGCCTGGATCATCCTTAGCATCTCGGCCAAACAGCAGAAGCACAAGCCGCTGGAGTTACTGCTCTGCTTTCTGGCCGGTACACATATACTCATGGCGGCTGTGCCCCTCACCACCTTTGCTGTGGTGCAGCTCCGGCGTCAGGCTTCCTCTGACTATGACTGGAACGAGAGCATCTGCAAGGTCTTTGTGTCCACCTACTACACGCTGGCCCTGGCCACCTGCTTCACGGTCGCCTCGCTCTCCTACCATCGTATGTGGATGGTGCGCTGGCCCGTCAACTACCGCCTCAGCAACGCCAAGAAGCAGGCGCTGCATGCCGTCATGGGTATCTGGATGGTCAGCTTCATCCTCTCCACGCTGCCCTCCATCGGCTGGCACAACAACGGGGAGCGCTACTACGCCCGAGGCTGCCAGTTCATAGTCTCCAAGATCGGCCTGGGTTTTGgtgtctgcttcagcctcttgctTCTTGGGGGCATTGTCATGGGGTTGGTCTGTGTGGCTATCACATTCTATCAGACACTGTGGGCCCGGCCCCGGAGGGCTCGGCAGGCCCGGAGAGCGGGGGGCAGTGTCGGAGCCAaagctggggggctgggggggctgGGTACCCGACCAGCTTTTGAGGTGCCAGCCATTGTGGTGGAGGATACTCGAGGGAAGCGGAGGTCCTCGCTGGATGGCTCTGAATCTGCCAAGACATCCTTGCAGGTCACCAACTTGGTCAGCGCCATCGTCTTTCTCTATGACTCACTCACGGGGGTGCCCATCTTG GTGGTGAGCTTCTTCTCCTTGAAGTCAGACTCAGCTCCACCATGGATGGTGCTGGCAGTGCTGTGGTGTTCCATGGCACAGACGCTGCTCCTGCCCTCCTTCATCTGGTCCTGTGAGCGCTACCGTGCAGATGTGCGCACAGTGTGGGAGCAGTGTGTGGCGATCATGTCCGAGGATGATGGTGATGACG ATGGCGCCTGTGACGACTACACAGATGGCCGAGTGTGCAAAATTCGCTTTGATGCTAACGGGGCCACAGGGTCGGGGAGTCGGGACCCCACCCAGGTGAAGCTGCTGCCCGGGCGGCACATGCTCTTCCCTCCGCTGGAGAGAGTACACTACTTACAG GTCCCTTTGTCCCGACGATTATCCCATGATGAAACCAACATCTTTTCTACTCCTCGAGCACCAGGCTCCTTCCTGCACAAGTGGTCATCATCGGATGATATCCGGATCCTCCCAGCCCAGAGCCGAGCCCTCGGAGGCCCTCCAGAATACCTGGGACAGAGACACAGgctggaggatgaggaggatgaggaagaggctGAAGGCGGGGGTTTAGCTAGCCTTCGCCAGTTTCTAGAAAGTGGGGTTCTGGGGTCAGGTGGGGGACCCCCACGAGGTCCTGGTTTCTTCCGGGAGGAGATCACCACCTTCATCGATGAGACACCTCTGCCTTCTCCAACTGCGTCACCAGGACCCTCTCCTCGTAGGCCTAGGCCGCTGGGTTTTTCACCTCGACGGCTCTCCCTTGGGTCTCCGGATAGCCGAGCCGTTGGACTTCCTTTGGGGTTAAGTGCAGGAAGACGCTGTTCCCTGACCGGGGGCGAAGGGAGTTCAAGGGCTTGGGGAAGACCCTGGGGGCCAGGCAACCCCATCTTCCCCCAGTTGACCCTGTGA